Proteins from one Nitrobacteraceae bacterium AZCC 2146 genomic window:
- a CDS encoding hypothetical protein (product_source=Hypo-rule applied) — translation MTEMAIFSSAFGKASPSHSRIATSPVKDCQRLRTRWCGDVADPHPEGWQALRYYISQSVIKRGTDACPVRQVPAAEIERIVIEQIRSLLLSPEVIVATWRAAQKAGTSLGENDVRSALVEFEPLWAELFPAEQARIVELLVERIDISPTGIDLRLRVDGLTSLCNDLRGAPASQQEAA, via the coding sequence ATGACCGAGATGGCAATATTCTCGTCCGCTTTTGGAAAGGCCAGTCCGTCCCACTCGCGGATCGCAACTTCGCCAGTGAAGGACTGCCAGCGCTTGAGGACCAGATGGTGCGGCGATGTCGCCGACCCACACCCGGAAGGGTGGCAAGCTCTACGCTATTACATCAGCCAGAGCGTCATCAAGCGCGGGACGGACGCCTGCCCGGTTCGCCAGGTCCCGGCCGCTGAGATCGAACGGATCGTCATTGAGCAGATCCGGTCTCTGCTGCTGTCGCCTGAGGTCATTGTCGCCACCTGGCGCGCGGCCCAGAAGGCAGGCACGTCCCTCGGCGAGAATGACGTCCGCAGCGCGCTGGTGGAATTCGAGCCGCTCTGGGCTGAGCTGTTCCCAGCCGAACAAGCCCGCATTGTCGAACTGCTAGTCGAGCGGATCGACATCAGCCCCACCGGCATCGATCTCCGTCTGCGGGTGGACGGCCTGACCTCGCTTTGTAACGATCTTCGCGGCGCCCCCGCTTCGCAGCAAGAGGCCGCATGA
- a CDS encoding hypothetical protein (product_source=Hypo-rule applied): protein MLINRRGEFARFDTPAVKELVKELLEGGQEAFDFRKQKYGFASEANTTCATFFTKEDDGLTQDWKNHRVLALLQPTSRTHRNKLRAPHDRAL, encoded by the coding sequence TTGCTCATCAACCGCCGCGGCGAGTTTGCTCGTTTCGACACCCCGGCAGTCAAGGAGCTAGTCAAGGAGTTGCTCGAAGGCGGACAGGAAGCCTTTGACTTCCGCAAGCAGAAGTATGGCTTCGCATCCGAAGCAAATACGACTTGCGCCACCTTCTTCACCAAGGAAGACGATGGCCTAACGCAGGATTGGAAAAATCATCGCGTCTTAGCGTTGCTTCAGCCCACATCGCGTACGCACCGCAATAAGCTGCGAGCGCCGCACGATCGAGCTTTGTGA
- a CDS encoding hypothetical protein (product_source=Hypo-rule applied; superfamily=109709), which translates to MTTQQNLIVGKSRRPTLSRDGRTISVHIPITMRHRGVRKQVVTPADATPWIPRAARIDGTLVKAVVRAHRWRDMLESGRYATVRDLANAESINESYLSRVLRLTLLAPSIVQVILDGHQSDDLQLDSLLGQVLPTWQQQYAQILK; encoded by the coding sequence ATGACCACTCAACAGAATCTCATCGTTGGCAAATCCCGGCGCCCCACTCTCAGCAGGGACGGAAGGACGATCTCGGTCCACATTCCAATCACGATGCGCCACCGAGGTGTCCGAAAGCAGGTCGTGACGCCGGCCGATGCGACGCCCTGGATCCCGCGCGCCGCTCGGATCGACGGCACCTTGGTGAAAGCAGTCGTTCGCGCGCATCGCTGGCGGGACATGCTGGAATCCGGCCGCTACGCCACTGTTCGAGACTTGGCGAACGCTGAAAGCATCAACGAGTCGTACCTCAGTCGCGTGCTGCGGCTGACGTTACTCGCGCCGTCCATCGTTCAAGTTATCCTTGATGGGCACCAATCGGACGACCTGCAACTCGATAGTTTGCTTGGGCAAGTCCTCCCGACTTGGCAACAGCAATACGCTCAGATTCTCAAATAA
- a CDS encoding hypothetical protein (product_source=Hypo-rule applied; cath_funfam=2.150.10.10,3.20.20.80; pfam=PF00353; superfamily=51120,51445), which translates to MANIFDVQGFGALSEWNGQFASASANQAFQSIASLGSNSIELTARIWTQSGTSNAVFADPGKTESDATLLAGFSAAHAAGLSVLFKPAISTLNGTASSGLAPTDVSSFFASYKTEIVHLATIAQAGGVETFALGNEMSSLSGQAYRGYWTDLISAVREVYHGELTYAAATDEASKVSFWDQVDTIGVNTYPPLTSSNTPTVQDLVHAWTEVPFNPYYATAFQNKSPVDFLHGLSEQYGKPVLMTEVGYRSLDGTAIRPGAWTSGGTADVGEQADAYNAFFQVWTAHGGSWLKGVELWQWDLNNQYSATGYSVMGKPAATVVSQYFHGDGAVPNLSVTGSAIADTIDLGRGNDTINSGLGNDVIHGGAGNDVITGGPATAGRLATTTITLTGYGSVVGGTGAQAQLLVNGQAVSGLLEFKPATDPSGYQTFTVSFNNPDAITSVDISLANSTSGRALHIKDVSINGVALLPADGTNASSPGTFDLYVRSIHFDTTNHQDWFFGASSDNDVIAGGIGDDIIDGGDGSDTAVFSGKVSDYTFSRVGNQIDVSDRMAGRDGTDHLTNIEFLKFADVTIGAAAPAAIQSGLSAGDSYQIQTTDSAGNITSETVSHADGSRDVYSSAIAGKEYTSEHDVINASGHTTLIERFFADGDLAFRQAVNGDGSVDITGYDTAGHLTTFAKNYADGSFDQFTFNAAGSETGETIRHADGSRDIYSYGIVGTDYTSLHTVTDASGHSVLIEGFRDDGSLVMKQAVDASGATTLDRYDALGHLGQETVTQKDGSYVQSNYGADGSLTAETLRHADGSRDIYTYGIVGKTYTSEHSIRDVSGHSILIEQFHEDGTLALKQTVGTDGVRTLDQYDSLGHIAQQTVTQKDGSYLQSSYASDGSLTSETHRHADGTREVDTFGITGQAYEARHDVLDASGHRVASTFDNNDGSHTMTAYASGVTLTSTSANDVMNSSGGDTFVFKQTSGHDIINNFKPGDSAGHDVIQIDSTVVTDFAHLSFHTVGHDTVIDLGHDASVTLTGVTTPLTSHDIWIV; encoded by the coding sequence GTGGCAAATATCTTCGATGTTCAAGGCTTCGGTGCGCTTTCCGAGTGGAACGGGCAATTTGCCAGCGCCTCCGCCAATCAGGCATTTCAATCCATCGCATCGCTCGGTTCGAACTCGATCGAACTGACCGCGCGCATCTGGACCCAGAGCGGAACCAGCAACGCCGTATTTGCCGATCCCGGCAAAACCGAAAGCGATGCAACCCTGCTGGCAGGCTTTAGTGCCGCGCACGCTGCGGGACTTTCGGTGCTGTTCAAGCCGGCGATTTCCACACTCAATGGAACGGCGTCATCCGGCCTGGCTCCCACCGACGTCAGTTCCTTCTTTGCCTCCTACAAAACCGAAATTGTGCACCTTGCCACCATCGCGCAGGCCGGCGGCGTCGAGACGTTCGCGCTCGGCAATGAAATGAGCAGCCTGTCGGGTCAGGCCTATCGTGGCTACTGGACCGACCTGATATCGGCGGTTCGCGAGGTCTATCACGGGGAACTGACCTACGCCGCGGCGACGGACGAGGCCTCCAAGGTCAGCTTCTGGGATCAGGTCGACACCATCGGCGTGAACACCTACCCGCCGCTGACCTCCAGCAATACGCCGACGGTGCAGGATCTGGTCCATGCCTGGACCGAGGTGCCGTTCAATCCATATTATGCAACGGCATTCCAGAACAAATCCCCGGTCGATTTCCTTCACGGGCTGTCCGAGCAATACGGCAAACCCGTGCTGATGACCGAGGTCGGCTATCGCAGCCTCGACGGCACCGCCATCCGCCCGGGAGCCTGGACGTCCGGCGGCACCGCCGACGTGGGCGAACAGGCAGATGCCTACAACGCCTTCTTCCAGGTCTGGACCGCCCATGGCGGCAGCTGGCTGAAGGGCGTCGAACTCTGGCAATGGGATCTCAACAACCAGTATTCTGCCACTGGCTATTCGGTGATGGGAAAACCTGCAGCGACCGTGGTCTCGCAATACTTCCATGGCGACGGCGCCGTGCCCAACCTCTCCGTGACCGGCTCGGCGATTGCCGACACCATCGATCTCGGTCGGGGCAATGACACGATCAACAGCGGGCTCGGCAATGACGTCATCCACGGCGGCGCCGGAAACGATGTCATCACCGGCGGTCCCGCCACGGCCGGAAGGCTAGCGACGACGACGATAACCCTGACTGGATATGGTTCCGTCGTCGGCGGCACCGGCGCGCAGGCGCAGCTTCTGGTCAACGGGCAGGCTGTGTCCGGATTGCTCGAATTCAAGCCGGCGACGGATCCGTCGGGGTATCAGACCTTCACGGTGAGCTTCAACAATCCGGACGCCATCACCAGCGTCGATATCTCGCTGGCCAACTCCACCTCGGGGCGGGCGCTGCATATCAAGGACGTTTCGATCAACGGTGTCGCCCTGCTGCCGGCGGATGGCACCAACGCCAGCTCGCCGGGCACCTTCGACCTCTATGTCCGCAGCATCCACTTCGACACGACGAACCATCAGGACTGGTTCTTCGGTGCATCGAGCGACAACGACGTGATCGCCGGCGGCATCGGCGACGATATCATCGATGGCGGCGATGGAAGCGATACGGCGGTGTTCTCGGGCAAGGTCAGCGATTACACCTTCAGCCGGGTCGGAAACCAGATTGACGTCAGCGACCGGATGGCGGGCCGCGACGGCACCGATCACCTGACAAATATCGAATTCCTGAAGTTCGCGGACGTCACGATCGGCGCTGCCGCGCCTGCGGCGATCCAATCCGGCCTTTCCGCCGGCGACTCGTACCAGATTCAGACGACCGACAGCGCCGGAAACATCACAAGCGAAACGGTTAGCCATGCCGACGGCTCGCGCGACGTCTACAGTTCTGCAATTGCCGGCAAGGAGTATACGTCCGAGCATGACGTCATCAACGCCAGCGGCCATACCACGCTGATCGAGCGCTTTTTTGCGGACGGCGATCTCGCCTTCAGGCAGGCCGTCAACGGCGATGGCTCGGTCGATATCACGGGCTATGACACCGCGGGCCATCTCACAACATTTGCAAAGAATTATGCCGACGGCTCGTTCGATCAGTTCACCTTCAATGCGGCGGGATCTGAAACCGGCGAGACGATCCGGCACGCCGACGGGTCGCGCGACATCTACAGCTACGGTATCGTTGGCACCGACTACACCTCCCTGCATACGGTCACCGATGCCTCGGGGCACAGCGTGCTGATCGAAGGCTTCCGCGACGATGGTTCGCTGGTCATGAAGCAGGCTGTCGACGCCAGCGGCGCCACGACGCTCGATCGATATGACGCCCTTGGCCATCTCGGCCAGGAGACTGTGACGCAGAAGGACGGCTCTTACGTGCAGTCCAACTACGGCGCAGACGGCAGCCTGACCGCCGAAACCCTCCGGCATGCCGATGGCTCGCGCGACATCTACACCTACGGGATCGTCGGCAAGACTTATACGTCCGAGCACAGCATTCGCGACGTTTCAGGTCACAGCATTCTGATCGAGCAGTTTCACGAAGACGGCACGCTGGCCCTGAAACAGACGGTCGGCACCGACGGCGTCCGGACGCTGGATCAGTACGACAGCCTCGGCCACATCGCCCAGCAGACGGTGACGCAGAAGGACGGCTCCTATCTGCAGTCCAGCTACGCTTCGGACGGCAGCCTGACTTCCGAAACTCATCGACACGCCGATGGCACGCGGGAGGTCGATACGTTCGGGATCACAGGGCAGGCCTATGAGGCGCGACACGATGTGCTGGATGCGTCGGGGCACAGAGTCGCATCGACCTTTGACAATAACGATGGTTCCCACACCATGACGGCCTATGCGTCAGGTGTGACGTTGACGTCTACATCGGCGAACGACGTGATGAACAGCTCCGGCGGAGATACATTCGTCTTCAAGCAAACGTCCGGGCACGACATCATCAACAATTTCAAGCCCGGGGATTCTGCGGGCCATGACGTCATTCAGATCGACTCGACCGTCGTGACTGACTTCGCTCATCTTTCCTTCCACACCGTCGGTCATGACACCGTCATCGACCTCGGCCACGACGCATCCGTGACGCTGACCGGTGTCACGACGCCGCTGACCTCGCATGATATATGGATCGTGTAA
- a CDS encoding multidrug efflux pump subunit AcrA (membrane-fusion protein) (product_source=COG0845; cog=COG0845; superfamily=88697; transmembrane_helix_parts=Outside_1_14,TMhelix_15_37,Inside_38_93): protein MSNAYARAMIKTGESCGIAVPLTAILYGTGGTVVQVVRRQRVEARRVEVGLMSAGRVEIREGLSEGDIVVARAGALLREGDPVRPVTASADPK, encoded by the coding sequence ATGAGCAACGCCTATGCCCGCGCTATGATCAAAACCGGCGAGAGCTGCGGCATCGCAGTGCCCTTGACCGCGATTCTCTACGGCACCGGCGGCACGGTGGTGCAGGTGGTGCGGCGGCAGCGCGTCGAAGCCCGGCGCGTCGAAGTCGGATTGATGTCGGCGGGCCGGGTAGAAATCCGCGAAGGATTGAGCGAAGGCGACATCGTGGTGGCGCGCGCTGGCGCGCTGCTGCGCGAAGGCGATCCGGTGCGGCCGGTGACGGCGAGTGCCGATCCGAAGTGA
- a CDS encoding nucleoside phosphorylase/CheY-like chemotaxis protein (product_source=COG0775/COG0784; cath_funfam=3.40.50.1580,3.40.50.2300; cog=COG0775,COG0784; superfamily=52172,53167): MNVEFRVLIVEDSAEKYQRIVALLEVRLSHISCKFVWADEYNSAVRTLTESTFDLVVLDLLIPVAAGTVSAENSRTLLSMMQAGELTPVPHIIGLTQHSAVAETERAYYSESLLALELFSFETEDWADRIAGKIIYLIKSKTASVQFISNNYQTDLLIVVARYENEFKPISEKMDWESDPSKNSPYFPTHRTLTGRMTFEGGRSLRTTLICIGEMGIASAAVLTSQAISLLRPRIVSMLGMACGFNHERSSSPALFGDVLIARECACWEEGKYLEYGKEKERLFRNRANIRTVDGAIAPVLSATIETASESIVPIFATFLKSAGSRKLREAYGESIRQTPELKYGMVVSGSSVIADSAQIDEIIKRHPSAVGLEMELYGVFTAAQKCVGRPPGVLGIKGVADFGDGAKHKHIQAYASILSFYTLIGILRELYAGGRVLPVS, from the coding sequence GTGAATGTCGAGTTTCGTGTTTTGATAGTCGAAGATTCCGCGGAAAAGTATCAGCGGATCGTGGCCCTCTTAGAGGTGCGCCTAAGTCACATTTCGTGCAAATTTGTTTGGGCGGACGAGTATAATTCTGCTGTTAGAACCCTTACAGAAAGTACATTCGATCTTGTTGTTCTTGATCTTTTGATACCGGTTGCAGCGGGAACCGTCAGCGCTGAGAATTCACGAACGCTGCTATCCATGATGCAGGCCGGAGAGCTTACGCCTGTACCGCATATAATTGGACTAACTCAACATAGCGCAGTTGCTGAAACTGAGCGAGCGTATTATTCGGAGAGCCTCCTCGCTCTGGAGTTGTTTTCGTTCGAGACTGAAGATTGGGCTGATCGAATTGCAGGAAAGATTATTTACCTGATCAAGTCGAAGACGGCCTCAGTTCAGTTTATCAGCAACAATTATCAGACCGACTTGCTGATCGTAGTGGCCCGTTACGAAAATGAATTTAAGCCGATTTCTGAAAAAATGGATTGGGAGTCTGATCCCTCCAAAAATAGTCCTTACTTCCCAACGCATCGGACGCTTACTGGCAGGATGACTTTCGAAGGCGGTCGGAGCCTCAGGACGACGCTAATTTGCATAGGAGAGATGGGAATCGCATCAGCAGCGGTCCTCACCAGCCAAGCCATAAGCCTTCTACGTCCAAGAATTGTCTCTATGCTCGGGATGGCGTGCGGGTTCAATCATGAGAGATCTTCCAGCCCGGCTCTGTTTGGCGATGTGTTGATTGCGAGAGAGTGTGCATGCTGGGAAGAGGGGAAGTATTTGGAGTACGGCAAAGAAAAGGAGCGACTCTTTCGCAACAGAGCTAACATTCGAACTGTAGATGGTGCGATTGCCCCGGTTCTTTCTGCGACTATTGAGACAGCTAGCGAATCGATCGTCCCGATTTTTGCAACCTTCTTAAAGTCAGCGGGGTCTCGAAAGCTGCGAGAGGCTTATGGCGAATCGATTCGGCAAACACCTGAGCTCAAATACGGAATGGTTGTGTCAGGATCAAGCGTGATAGCAGATTCGGCACAGATCGATGAGATAATTAAGCGTCACCCGTCTGCGGTGGGTCTAGAAATGGAGCTTTATGGCGTATTCACGGCGGCTCAAAAATGTGTAGGCCGACCTCCTGGAGTGCTGGGCATAAAGGGCGTTGCGGATTTCGGAGACGGTGCGAAGCATAAACATATCCAGGCCTATGCGAGCATTCTCTCGTTTTACACTCTCATTGGCATTCTTCGAGAGCTATACGCGGGTGGTCGCGTGCTGCCGGTTAGTTGA
- a CDS encoding CheY-like chemotaxis protein (product_source=COG0784; cath_funfam=3.40.50.2300; cog=COG0784; superfamily=52172) has product MTRILIVEDNKLKGDEIAAQIRSRYDADFEFIPTISGAYAMLEHDVWDLVILDMTFQVSSGIGQAVKKEALAGLELLQYMTGKRIKYPVIVATQHTVFSQSGLLNIGSVEQLHDLLRQAFPGIYRGIVRVDLTNQSWHADLLSAVEGVLK; this is encoded by the coding sequence ATGACTCGCATTCTGATTGTGGAAGACAACAAGTTAAAGGGCGATGAGATCGCAGCTCAGATTCGTTCACGATACGATGCAGATTTTGAGTTCATTCCTACTATCTCTGGCGCCTACGCAATGCTTGAGCATGATGTGTGGGACTTAGTAATTCTTGATATGACCTTTCAGGTCTCTTCAGGCATTGGGCAGGCGGTTAAGAAGGAGGCGTTGGCGGGGCTAGAGCTCCTTCAGTACATGACGGGAAAGCGAATCAAGTATCCGGTCATCGTCGCAACGCAGCACACAGTATTTTCGCAAAGCGGGCTTCTGAATATTGGTTCTGTGGAGCAACTGCATGATCTTTTAAGGCAGGCGTTTCCTGGAATATATCGCGGCATTGTTCGCGTCGATCTCACCAATCAGAGTTGGCATGCGGATCTTCTTAGTGCCGTGGAAGGGGTTCTAAAGTGA